From a region of the Lactuca sativa cultivar Salinas chromosome 4, Lsat_Salinas_v11, whole genome shotgun sequence genome:
- the LOC111906864 gene encoding calvin cycle protein CP12-3, chloroplastic, whose amino-acid sequence MEISVMSFKLPSSFRSIQVTAANPIYTPPICDTKRAARCRRISVVVNGIGGGSAKYKGTQMREQKLTELIESKVAEATQVCEGDRDSDECKVAWDEVEEVSQAKADLRRKLEENRDPLQSFCEENPETDECRIYED is encoded by the coding sequence ATGGAGATCAGTGTTATGAGCTTCAAGCTACCATCATCTTTCAGATCTATTCAAGTAACTGCTGCTAATCCGATCTATACTCCTCCGATCTGCGATACGAAGAGAGCAGCAAGATGCCGGAGGATTTCAGTTGTCGTGAACGGAATAGGAGGAGGATCGGCCAAGTACAAAGGAACACAGATGAGAGAGCAAAAGCTGACGGAGTTGATTGAGTCGAAAGTCGCTGAAGCAACGCAAGTTTGCGAGGGAGATCGTGATTCCGACGAGTGCAAGGTGGCGTGGGATGAGGTGGAGGAGGTGAGTCAGGCGAAAGCTGATCTCCGGCGAAAACTGGAGGAGAACAGGGATCCTTTACAGTCGTTTTGTGAGGAAAATCCTGAGACGGACGAGTGTCGTATCTACGAAGATTGA